One Sodalinema gerasimenkoae IPPAS B-353 DNA segment encodes these proteins:
- a CDS encoding homocysteine biosynthesis protein has translation MMERTIAEINEKIETGKASVWTVEELKARVTDIGVTKATKQVDVITTGTFEPMESSGAILNIGHTDPPIKIRRCWIDGVMAYSGFGAVDLYLGATQLAEVSDAEDPSREPTWKENRGGGHVIEDLIAGKTVQVRAIGQVTDCYPRASFETQISRDTINQFYLFNPRNLYQNFIVGVNGGDRTLFTYLGPLQPQLGNAVYSNPGAISPLFNDPDLDLIGIGTRVFMGGGVGYVVGEGTQHFPLQKRLPNRTPIGPAATLALMGDARQMNRNWVRGCYFHNYGPSLMLGVGVPLPVLNETVVERCAVRDEELVAPVVDFSIPRRVRPTFGLVSYAQLKSGKITVDGKSVRVAPLASIPRSRQVAEELKAWIEAGEFTLTEPVAPISSDRTFVPQDVWGLQISLD, from the coding sequence ATGATGGAACGGACGATCGCCGAGATTAACGAAAAAATTGAAACTGGGAAAGCCTCAGTCTGGACAGTCGAGGAACTTAAGGCCCGAGTGACAGATATCGGCGTGACCAAAGCCACCAAACAGGTGGATGTGATTACCACCGGCACTTTTGAACCCATGGAGTCCAGTGGGGCCATCCTTAATATCGGACATACTGACCCGCCGATCAAGATTCGTCGCTGTTGGATAGATGGCGTGATGGCCTATTCTGGCTTTGGGGCCGTGGATTTGTATTTAGGGGCGACGCAACTGGCAGAGGTGAGTGATGCCGAAGATCCCAGCCGTGAACCCACTTGGAAGGAGAATCGCGGCGGCGGCCATGTGATTGAAGACCTCATCGCTGGCAAAACCGTTCAGGTTCGGGCCATTGGCCAAGTCACCGATTGTTATCCTCGGGCCTCCTTTGAAACTCAGATTTCCCGCGATACCATCAATCAGTTCTATCTGTTTAATCCCCGCAATCTCTATCAGAACTTTATTGTCGGGGTCAATGGGGGCGATCGCACTCTCTTTACCTATCTCGGCCCCCTACAACCGCAACTGGGCAATGCAGTCTACTCCAACCCTGGGGCCATTTCGCCCCTGTTCAATGACCCCGATTTAGACCTAATCGGCATCGGAACCCGCGTCTTTATGGGGGGAGGCGTAGGCTATGTTGTCGGTGAAGGAACCCAACATTTCCCCCTACAAAAGCGACTCCCCAACCGTACCCCCATCGGCCCGGCGGCGACGTTAGCGTTGATGGGGGATGCACGGCAGATGAACCGCAATTGGGTGCGCGGCTGCTATTTCCATAACTATGGCCCCTCCCTGATGTTGGGCGTGGGGGTTCCTCTCCCGGTTCTCAATGAGACAGTGGTGGAACGCTGTGCCGTTCGCGATGAGGAATTAGTGGCCCCAGTGGTGGACTTTTCCATTCCTCGGCGAGTCCGTCCGACCTTTGGCTTAGTCAGTTATGCCCAACTGAAATCGGGTAAAATCACCGTCGATGGGAAATCCGTGCGAGTGGCCCCGTTAGCCAGTATTCCGCGATCGCGCCAAGTGGCCGAAGAACTCAAAGCCTGGATTGAAGCCGGGGAGTTCACCCTCACCGAACCCGTAGCCCCCATTTCGAGCGATCGCACCTTCGTTCCCCAAGATGTCTGGGGCCTACAAATTTCCTTAGATTAG
- a CDS encoding competence/damage-inducible protein A — MAAELICVGSELLLGDILNTNAQYIAQELAKLGIPHYYQTVVGDNPERLQDAIDIAIHRADILIFTGGLGPTPDDLTVETLADFFHVPLQERPDVLKDIEAKYAQRGRTMSPSNRKQALLPEGADVLPNPIGSAPGIIWQIGGATIFTFPGVPSEMRAMWQQTAVPTLKALGWGQQVFHSRILKFWGIPESELAEKVSGFLNSVNPTVAPYANYGHVKLRVSARAESTEAAEALIHPIAQQIQEIAGTYYYGSDEESLATVVGQLLQQRGQTLAVAESCTGGYLGKTLTEIPGSSAYFLGGVIAYENRIKEHLLGVNGQVLETLGAVSGLVAEQMAVGVRDCCGTDWGIGITGIAGPSGGTPDKPVGLVYIGLAGPESVQHVEYRLGDTRGRDWIREISVSHALNQLRLAVSRHP, encoded by the coding sequence ATGGCAGCTGAACTAATCTGCGTCGGAAGCGAGTTACTCCTCGGCGATATCCTCAACACCAACGCCCAATATATCGCTCAAGAATTAGCAAAACTGGGGATTCCCCATTACTATCAAACCGTCGTCGGCGACAACCCCGAACGGTTACAGGATGCCATTGATATTGCCATTCATCGCGCCGACATCCTTATCTTTACCGGAGGTTTGGGCCCCACCCCCGATGACTTAACGGTGGAAACTCTGGCGGATTTCTTTCATGTCCCTCTACAAGAACGCCCCGATGTGCTGAAGGACATCGAAGCCAAATATGCCCAACGCGGGCGGACGATGTCCCCGAGTAACCGCAAACAGGCCTTACTCCCCGAGGGGGCGGATGTCTTACCCAATCCCATTGGCAGTGCCCCCGGCATCATTTGGCAGATAGGCGGCGCGACTATATTCACCTTTCCGGGCGTTCCCTCGGAAATGCGGGCTATGTGGCAACAAACAGCGGTTCCGACCCTCAAAGCTCTAGGTTGGGGTCAACAGGTGTTTCACAGCCGTATCCTCAAGTTTTGGGGTATTCCCGAGTCGGAGTTAGCGGAAAAGGTCTCTGGGTTCCTCAACTCCGTCAATCCCACAGTGGCCCCCTATGCCAATTATGGTCATGTGAAGTTACGAGTGTCGGCCCGGGCTGAGTCCACAGAGGCGGCAGAGGCCCTCATCCATCCCATCGCCCAGCAAATTCAGGAGATTGCTGGCACATACTACTATGGCAGCGATGAGGAGAGTTTGGCGACGGTGGTTGGACAACTCCTACAACAACGGGGACAGACTTTGGCTGTGGCGGAATCCTGTACTGGGGGCTATTTGGGCAAAACTTTAACGGAGATTCCGGGGAGTTCTGCTTATTTTTTAGGTGGGGTGATTGCTTATGAGAACCGGATTAAGGAACATCTGTTAGGGGTGAATGGCCAGGTTCTGGAAACCCTGGGGGCTGTGTCGGGACTGGTGGCCGAACAGATGGCGGTGGGGGTTCGCGACTGTTGTGGCACAGATTGGGGCATTGGCATTACTGGCATTGCTGGCCCCTCCGGTGGAACCCCAGACAAGCCGGTGGGATTGGTTTATATTGGGTTAGCGGGCCCTGAGTCGGTGCAACATGTTGAGTATCGTCTCGGGGATACGCGGGGACGGGATTGGATTCGTGAGATTAGCGTCAGTCATGCCCTGAATCAGCTTCGTTTAGCGGTGAGTCGTCATCCCTAA
- a CDS encoding thymidylate synthase, which yields MPLASPHPMPQPYQPHYKPNQLICGTGTTAIVSGWTVKEAIAKHLHPEAYAVIGQLYSPTRGISVLVRNLLLNPQVRHLIIVDATREDRNAGSGRCLADFFAQGVRRGQTESGRDCWVINSPIVGYLDAELPLEAIAALRESITCHRVEDVKSALHLVGAIAQQPSPKPWGVPQRFPEAIVESSLKPGRRYGHRIEGRTIAETWVKLIHRIRRTGTLRNTQHDSQWQELINLMAIVTDEPPEFYFPDPNYLPVSRNFVADYVGQIQDDAVSEDGVKYTYGQRLRSWFGVDQIQQVIQQLSDNPDSARAVMSLWDAGQDGQANGSPPCLNHIWTRIVDGELSLTATFRSNDMFGAWVANAMGLRALQQHLKQQIERRNSGLKLRLGPLITVSESAHIYDDCWENADTLIEQQYPRLLKDRNFADPSGSFTLLVSDGEIVVEHLSPGSGEPVGCYVGKTARRLYQKIAADCPALETEHALYLGTELQKAELSLKFGLNYQQDKPILVSNNQVKWLT from the coding sequence TTGCCTCTTGCCTCTCCCCACCCCATGCCTCAACCCTATCAGCCTCACTATAAGCCCAATCAACTCATCTGCGGAACGGGGACTACTGCGATTGTCAGCGGTTGGACGGTGAAAGAGGCGATCGCCAAACATCTCCATCCCGAAGCCTACGCCGTTATTGGACAACTTTACAGTCCCACTCGTGGCATTAGCGTCCTGGTTCGCAATCTGTTACTGAATCCCCAAGTGCGTCATCTCATTATCGTTGATGCCACCCGAGAAGACCGTAATGCGGGGAGTGGCCGTTGTCTGGCGGACTTCTTCGCCCAGGGAGTGCGTCGGGGACAAACTGAGAGTGGCCGGGATTGCTGGGTGATTAATTCCCCCATTGTTGGTTATCTCGATGCCGAACTGCCCCTAGAGGCGATCGCAGCCCTACGGGAGTCTATCACCTGTCATCGAGTCGAGGATGTCAAATCAGCCCTTCATCTCGTCGGGGCGATCGCCCAACAGCCCTCCCCTAAACCCTGGGGTGTTCCCCAACGTTTCCCCGAGGCGATCGTCGAATCTTCCCTGAAACCGGGACGACGCTATGGCCATCGCATCGAAGGGCGAACCATCGCCGAAACCTGGGTTAAGCTGATTCACCGCATCCGTCGCACGGGAACCCTGCGTAATACCCAACATGATAGCCAGTGGCAGGAACTGATTAACCTGATGGCGATCGTTACCGACGAACCCCCCGAGTTTTATTTCCCCGATCCCAACTATCTACCCGTCTCTCGGAACTTTGTTGCCGACTATGTTGGTCAAATCCAGGATGATGCGGTGTCAGAAGATGGGGTGAAATACACCTATGGCCAGCGGCTGCGATCGTGGTTTGGCGTTGACCAAATCCAACAAGTCATCCAACAACTCAGCGACAATCCTGACTCGGCCCGTGCGGTGATGTCCCTCTGGGATGCCGGACAAGATGGCCAAGCCAATGGAAGTCCTCCCTGTCTCAATCATATTTGGACCCGAATTGTGGACGGAGAATTGTCTCTAACCGCCACCTTTCGCAGCAATGATATGTTTGGGGCTTGGGTGGCAAATGCCATGGGTTTACGGGCATTACAACAGCATCTGAAGCAACAAATCGAACGGCGTAACAGCGGACTAAAATTGCGCCTCGGTCCCCTAATAACGGTCAGTGAAAGTGCCCATATTTATGATGACTGTTGGGAAAATGCCGATACTCTAATTGAACAACAGTATCCGCGACTTTTAAAAGACCGCAATTTTGCCGACCCCTCCGGGAGTTTCACCCTACTGGTGAGTGACGGTGAGATAGTCGTAGAACATCTCAGCCCCGGCAGTGGTGAACCCGTGGGCTGTTATGTGGGGAAAACGGCTAGACGACTCTATCAAAAAATTGCGGCGGATTGTCCGGCGTTGGAAACCGAACACGCCCTTTATTTGGGCACTGAGTTACAAAAAGCGGAACTTTCCTTAAAATTTGGGTTGAATTATCAGCAAGATAAACCGATTTTGGTCTCTAACAATCAAGTGAAATGGCTCACTTGA